Genomic segment of Streptomyces sp. NBC_01210:
TTGTCGAGGATCACGGGAACGAGCGTGGTGGGGCGCTCGCGCCAACGCGGCCTCGTGATGTCGATCTCGCCGACGCAGCGCATGCCGTACCGGTCGAGGTAGGCCTCTATGGCGTCGCGCGCTTCGGTCCCGCCCGCGAGCTTCGCCAACTCGTCCAGGAAGCACTCGTCTTCGACGCCCTGCAGAAACGCCACCACGTCCGGATGCGGGCGAATTGCGTCGGCGACGTCGAGGAGCGCCAGTCCCATCTCCGACGTGACGTTGTCGGGGGCGGACAGCGTGAGCGTGTCGGCCGCGTTCTTCTCGCCCAGCCACTCCTGCAGCTTGTCGTTGAGCCACCATGTGGCCTCCATCCCCGCCATGATCGCCTGCATGCTCAGCGGATCACTGAGGACTTGCTTGTGCTCCTTGAAGGCCTCCAGCAGGAAGTCGAACAGCGCCGGTCCGGTCTTCGTCCGGATGTCGCGCTCCAGGGCGGCGATGGACACCTGGCTGCGCTCTATCAGCTCGGTGACGATGGCCGGATCGGTCTCGATCGGGGCGGACGCGCCGCCGGCCGGCGGCCCGCCGGGGCCCGCGTCCGGGAGCGTCGGGACGAAACCGTCGCGGTCGAGGACGGTCTCCAGAGCGTGCCTGATCAGCGGATCGCCCTTCCCCATGGCCTCCAGGAGGCCAGCGCGGCTCACGGGCGAGGCCAGGCGCCGGGTGACGTCGACGAACAGCCTCCCGCCGGCCTCGTGCATCGGCACCATCGCCGTCAGCTGCCACATGGAGAACCCCAGGGGCTTCATGGGGTCGGTCATCATCTGCCCATGGCCGACGGAGACGTAGACGTGGTTGTCCTGGTCTCCGCTCTCGGGGATGGGGAACAGCGTCGTGATCGGCCGGCTCTGAACGATCTGGAAGCCATCGTCGACCAGGCACCATTCGATGTCCTGCGGGCTGCCGAAGTGCGCTTCGATCCGCCGCCCGAGCTGCACGAGCCGCACGACCTGCGCATCCGTCAGCGCCGGCTGCTCCTGCCGCTGCGACTCGATCGCCACTTCGTGCGTACCACCGGCCGGCAGGGCGTGAACGGCACGCTGTTTGGCGGCGATCGCCTTGGCGACGACTTCGCCGTGTCGCACCTTGAAGACGTCCGGGTTCACCAGGCCGGAGACCAGGGCCTCGCCGAGGCCGAAGCCGGCGTCCACGGTGGCGACCTTCCGGTTGCCCGTGACGGGGTCGGCCGTGAACAGGATGCCCGCCGCGTACGGGGAGACCATCTGCTGCACGACCACGGCCATGTGGACCGTACGGTGGTCGAAGCCGTTCCGCAGGCGGTAGGTCACGGCCCGCTCGGTGAACAGCGACGCCCAGCACCGGCCGACGTGCCGCAAGACCGCCGCAGGCCCCACAACGTTGAGGTACGTGTCCTGCTGGCCCGCGAAAGAGGCCGTCGGCAGGTCCTCTGCCGTCGCGCTGGATCGGACGGCGTAGGCGGCTTGCTCGCCGAGCCGGGCGAGCGCGCGGGTGATCGCCGCCGCGAGATCGCCCGGGATGGCGATCCCTTCGATGGTCCGGCGGATCTCCGCGCTGAGCGTGCGGATCCCCTCCCGATCATCCGGGTTCAGGCGCGACAGCTCAACGAGCCGATCGTCGATCGACGGCGCTTCCGCCATGATCCGCCGGAAGGCGTCCGTCGTCACGCAAAACCCACCCGGCACGCGGATGCCTTCGATCCGCGACAACTCCCCCAGGTGCGCGCCCTTGCCGCCAACGACCGCGACCTGCATCCCGTCAACCTCTTGAAGG
This window contains:
- the rph gene encoding rifamycin-inactivating phosphotransferase — encoded protein: MIEQYVLDLQEVDGMQVAVVGGKGAHLGELSRIEGIRVPGGFCVTTDAFRRIMAEAPSIDDRLVELSRLNPDDREGIRTLSAEIRRTIEGIAIPGDLAAAITRALARLGEQAAYAVRSSATAEDLPTASFAGQQDTYLNVVGPAAVLRHVGRCWASLFTERAVTYRLRNGFDHRTVHMAVVVQQMVSPYAAGILFTADPVTGNRKVATVDAGFGLGEALVSGLVNPDVFKVRHGEVVAKAIAAKQRAVHALPAGGTHEVAIESQRQEQPALTDAQVVRLVQLGRRIEAHFGSPQDIEWCLVDDGFQIVQSRPITTLFPIPESGDQDNHVYVSVGHGQMMTDPMKPLGFSMWQLTAMVPMHEAGGRLFVDVTRRLASPVSRAGLLEAMGKGDPLIRHALETVLDRDGFVPTLPDAGPGGPPAGGASAPIETDPAIVTELIERSQVSIAALERDIRTKTGPALFDFLLEAFKEHKQVLSDPLSMQAIMAGMEATWWLNDKLQEWLGEKNAADTLTLSAPDNVTSEMGLALLDVADAIRPHPDVVAFLQGVEDECFLDELAKLAGGTEARDAIEAYLDRYGMRCVGEIDITRPRWRERPTTLVPVILDNVRIFEPGAAERRFEQGRQKAQKKEQDVLARLRALPDGDRKADEAKRMIDRVRTFIGYREYPKYGIVSRSFVYKRALLAEAERLVQANVLPEKEDIFYLTFQELHDVVRSNQVDDQLIQQRKDAFRSYHALTPPRVLTSDGEAVTGAYRRDDVPTGALIGVPVSAGTIEGRARVILDMAEADLEAGDILVTAFTDPSWSPLFVGIAGLVTEVGGLMTHGAVIAREYGLPAVVGVEQATRLIRDGQRIRVHGTDGYVEILP